One Stenotrophomonas maltophilia DNA window includes the following coding sequences:
- a CDS encoding efflux RND transporter permease subunit — protein MTPIARLAQACVQRPVATSLLAVAVLLAGLLALRLLPVAPLPQVDYPAIEVSASLPGASPESMAATVATPLERALGSLPGISRIDSASTQGQTQIELKFVLGRDIDEAAREVQAAINLARGQLPSGMPGMPQYRKVNPSQAPILALALTSDTLSPGQLYDLASTVLAQKLSQVPGVGEVQVGGSALPAVRVSLDPNALNHAGLALEDVAQAIARANAVRPLGAVGDAHQQWQLEAPLQLRQAAQYRELALKVSDDRTLRLGDVAAVADGVEDRYASGFHNGRPAVLLIVSRQPGANIIATVDAIQAQLPQLHALLPSSVDMRLVMDRSPVIRATLHEAELTLVLAIVLVVLVVLGFLGHWRAALVPSVAIPVMLFGTLALVALMGFSLNTLSLMALIVAAVLVVDDAIVVLENIARHRELGADRWQAAVRGASEVGATLLSMNLALAVVFISILFLDDFVERLFREFSLTLVAAMTVSVLVALSLVPMLCARLFVDDARQPSAWQRGSNALFERLRGAYLRTLQASLRRLRWPLLAFVAVIALNAWLFQQVPKGIVPKQDTAQLRGFARGDDGLSFQAMQPKIDAYRALLLSDPAIEDIIGYIGGSNGVNNAFIMIKMKPLAERKVSSQQVIDRLRARLPKLPGGNLYLWVDQDIRLEGAGSSGKYEFQLLSADTAPLREWAPKVAAALRGLPELVDVEAQGDAGMRQVVLDIDREAAARHGVDLRTVANMLNNSFSQRQVATLYDSLNQYRVVMELDPKHTQDPGTLARLQVIDGHGQRIPLSSIASWRYGMAPDRVYHSEQFASIWIEFALAPGVGLEQATQAIDGAMSKLMLPRSVQGKLSGEAGGLDQLRARQLWLVLGATLAVYLVLGILYESFLQPLVILSTLPSAGVGALLALWLFGNELNLIALLGLFLLVGVVMKNTILLVDFALAGERRGLSAQDSVMEAARLRLRPILMTSLAALLGTLPLMLANGEGWELRQPLGIAIVGGLLVSQWLTLYTTPAMYLALSRIRAKR, from the coding sequence GTGACTCCCATCGCGCGCCTGGCGCAGGCCTGCGTGCAGCGCCCGGTAGCAACGAGCCTGCTGGCGGTGGCAGTGCTGCTGGCCGGCCTGCTGGCATTGCGCCTGTTGCCGGTGGCGCCGCTGCCACAGGTCGACTACCCGGCCATCGAAGTCAGCGCCAGCCTGCCCGGCGCCTCGCCCGAATCGATGGCCGCCACCGTGGCCACGCCCTTGGAGCGTGCACTGGGCAGCCTGCCCGGCATCTCACGCATCGACTCGGCCAGCACCCAGGGCCAGACCCAGATCGAACTGAAGTTCGTACTCGGCCGCGACATCGATGAGGCAGCGCGCGAAGTGCAGGCCGCCATCAATCTTGCACGCGGGCAGTTGCCCAGTGGCATGCCCGGCATGCCGCAGTACCGCAAGGTCAATCCCTCACAGGCACCGATCCTGGCGCTGGCACTGACCTCGGACACCTTGTCGCCCGGCCAGCTTTATGACCTGGCCTCCACCGTGCTGGCGCAGAAGCTGTCGCAGGTACCGGGCGTGGGTGAAGTGCAGGTGGGTGGCAGCGCCTTGCCGGCGGTGCGTGTATCGCTGGACCCGAATGCACTGAACCATGCAGGTCTGGCGCTTGAGGACGTGGCCCAGGCCATCGCGCGTGCCAATGCGGTGCGCCCGCTGGGCGCGGTGGGGGACGCGCACCAGCAGTGGCAGCTGGAAGCGCCGCTGCAGCTGCGCCAGGCCGCGCAGTACCGCGAACTGGCATTGAAGGTCAGCGACGACCGCACGCTGCGGCTGGGCGATGTCGCCGCCGTTGCCGATGGCGTGGAAGACCGCTACGCCAGCGGCTTCCACAACGGACGCCCCGCCGTGCTGCTGATCGTCAGCCGCCAACCCGGTGCCAACATCATCGCCACCGTTGATGCCATCCAGGCGCAGCTGCCGCAGCTGCATGCACTGTTGCCCTCCAGCGTGGACATGCGCCTGGTGATGGACCGCTCGCCGGTGATCCGCGCCACCCTGCACGAAGCAGAGCTCACGCTGGTGCTGGCGATCGTGCTGGTGGTGCTGGTGGTGCTCGGCTTCCTCGGCCACTGGCGTGCAGCGCTGGTGCCCAGCGTGGCGATTCCGGTGATGCTGTTCGGGACGCTCGCGCTGGTGGCGCTGATGGGCTTCTCACTCAACACGCTCTCGCTGATGGCCCTGATCGTGGCCGCCGTGCTGGTGGTGGACGATGCCATCGTGGTGCTGGAGAACATCGCCCGCCATCGCGAACTGGGCGCCGACCGCTGGCAGGCCGCCGTGCGTGGCGCCTCGGAAGTGGGAGCAACGCTGCTGTCGATGAACCTGGCGCTGGCCGTGGTGTTCATCTCCATCCTGTTCCTGGACGACTTCGTCGAACGCCTGTTCCGCGAATTCTCGCTGACCCTGGTGGCGGCAATGACGGTCTCCGTGCTGGTCGCGCTGAGCCTGGTTCCGATGTTGTGTGCACGATTGTTTGTGGACGACGCACGGCAGCCGTCGGCCTGGCAGCGCGGCAGCAACGCACTGTTCGAGCGCCTGCGCGGGGCCTACCTGCGCACGCTGCAGGCCAGCTTGCGCCGGCTGCGCTGGCCGTTGTTGGCGTTCGTGGCCGTGATCGCCCTCAACGCCTGGCTGTTCCAGCAGGTACCCAAGGGCATCGTGCCCAAGCAGGACACCGCACAGTTGCGTGGCTTCGCCCGCGGCGACGATGGGCTCTCGTTCCAGGCCATGCAGCCGAAGATCGATGCCTACCGCGCGCTGCTGCTGTCCGACCCGGCCATCGAGGACATCATCGGCTATATCGGTGGCAGCAACGGGGTCAACAACGCCTTCATCATGATCAAGATGAAGCCGCTGGCCGAGCGCAAGGTCTCCAGCCAGCAGGTGATCGACCGCCTGCGCGCGCGGCTGCCCAAGCTGCCCGGCGGCAATCTCTATCTGTGGGTGGACCAGGACATCCGCCTGGAGGGCGCAGGCAGCAGTGGCAAGTACGAGTTCCAGCTGCTGTCGGCCGATACCGCGCCGCTGCGCGAATGGGCACCGAAGGTGGCGGCCGCCCTGCGTGGCCTGCCGGAGCTGGTGGACGTGGAAGCACAGGGTGACGCTGGCATGCGCCAGGTGGTGCTGGATATCGACCGCGAAGCAGCCGCGCGCCACGGCGTCGACCTGCGCACGGTGGCCAACATGCTCAACAACTCCTTCAGCCAGCGCCAGGTCGCCACGCTGTACGACAGCCTCAACCAATACCGCGTGGTGATGGAGCTGGACCCCAAGCACACTCAGGACCCCGGCACGCTGGCGCGGTTGCAGGTGATCGATGGCCACGGCCAGCGCATTCCGCTGTCGAGCATCGCCAGCTGGCGCTACGGCATGGCGCCGGACCGGGTGTATCACAGCGAACAGTTCGCCTCGATCTGGATCGAGTTCGCGCTGGCACCGGGCGTGGGGCTGGAGCAGGCTACGCAAGCGATTGATGGTGCAATGTCGAAACTGATGCTGCCGCGTTCGGTCCAGGGAAAGCTTTCCGGTGAAGCCGGCGGGCTGGATCAGCTGCGAGCGCGCCAGCTATGGCTGGTGCTGGGCGCCACGCTGGCGGTCTACCTGGTGCTGGGCATCCTCTACGAGAGCTTCCTGCAGCCGCTGGTGATTCTGTCCACCCTGCCCTCGGCCGGTGTCGGTGCTCTGCTGGCGTTGTGGCTGTTCGGCAACGAACTGAACCTGATCGCCCTGCTCGGCCTGTTCCTGCTGGTGGGCGTGGTGATGAAGAACACCATCCTGCTGGTGGATTTCGCGCTGGCCGGTGAGCGGCGCGGGCTGAGCGCGCAGGATTCAGTGATGGAAGCCGCGCGATTGCGCCTGCGACCGATCCTGATGACCTCGCTGGCGGCGCTGCTGGGCACGCTGCCGCTGATGCTGGCCAACGGCGAAGGCTGGGAGCTGCGGCAGCCGCTGGGTATCGCCATTGTCGGCGGCTTGCTGGTCAGCCAATGGTTGACGCTGTACACCACGCCGGCAATGTATCTGGCGTTGTCGAGGATTCGGGCGAAACGGTGA
- a CDS encoding 3-deoxy-7-phosphoheptulonate synthase, with protein sequence MPPHTDDLRIRTIEPLTPPAQLLAMLPCDDEASDTVSASRAALHQILHGRDDRLAVVVGPCSIHDPKAAIEYAQRLKPLRDALAGELEIVMRVYFEKPRTTVGWKGLINDPDLDGSFKIDKGLRIARGLLRDINKLGLPAGVEFLDVISPQYIADLVAWGAIGARTTESQVHRELASGLSCPVGFKNGTDGNVKIAADAVGAASNPHHFLSVTKQGGTAIVSTTGNPDCHVILRGGKQPNYDAGSVAEACQVLAKAKLPTRLMIDASHANSLKNPENQPKVIEDIAVQLEDGEQRIVGVMIESHLVGGRQELVEGQPLVYGQSITDGCIDWDTTVTVLERLAAAVRARRDVKVSEAA encoded by the coding sequence ATGCCCCCGCACACTGACGACCTGCGTATCCGCACCATCGAACCGCTGACACCGCCTGCCCAGCTGCTGGCGATGCTGCCTTGTGACGATGAAGCTTCCGACACCGTCAGCGCCTCGCGCGCGGCCCTGCACCAGATCCTGCACGGCCGTGACGACCGCCTGGCGGTGGTGGTGGGCCCGTGCTCGATCCATGACCCGAAGGCCGCCATCGAATACGCCCAGCGCCTGAAGCCCCTGCGCGATGCGCTGGCCGGTGAACTGGAAATCGTCATGCGCGTGTACTTCGAGAAGCCGCGCACCACGGTGGGCTGGAAGGGCCTGATCAACGACCCGGACCTGGATGGCAGCTTCAAGATCGACAAGGGCCTGCGCATCGCCCGCGGCCTGCTGCGCGACATCAACAAGCTCGGCCTGCCAGCCGGTGTCGAATTCCTCGACGTGATCTCGCCGCAGTACATCGCCGACCTGGTGGCATGGGGCGCGATCGGCGCACGCACCACCGAAAGCCAGGTGCATCGCGAGCTGGCGTCGGGCCTGTCGTGCCCGGTCGGCTTCAAGAACGGCACCGATGGCAACGTGAAGATCGCCGCCGACGCGGTGGGTGCCGCGTCCAATCCGCATCACTTCCTGTCGGTCACCAAGCAGGGCGGTACCGCCATCGTGTCGACCACCGGCAACCCGGATTGCCATGTGATCCTGCGCGGCGGCAAGCAGCCGAACTACGACGCAGGCAGTGTTGCCGAGGCCTGCCAGGTGCTGGCCAAGGCCAAGTTGCCGACGCGTCTGATGATCGACGCCAGCCATGCCAACAGCCTGAAGAACCCGGAGAACCAGCCGAAGGTGATCGAGGACATTGCCGTTCAGCTGGAAGACGGCGAACAGCGCATCGTTGGCGTGATGATCGAGAGCCATCTGGTCGGTGGCCGCCAGGAGCTGGTGGAAGGCCAGCCGCTGGTCTACGGGCAGAGCATCACCGATGGCTGCATCGACTGGGACACCACCGTGACGGTGCTGGAGCGACTGGCTGCGGCCGTTCGCGCCCGTCGCGACGTAAAGGTGTCCGAAGCAGCTTGA
- a CDS encoding DUF6616 family protein has protein sequence MSHTFIELYTATPAWTTLPPEQRNAFFARIGAGMQQFDPARITPLAMGRIATGVPHGSDEQFYAVWRCASREEVDALVAGIAATGWHAYFTTTHAVGAMDSMAQHLADLAAL, from the coding sequence ATGTCGCACACCTTCATCGAGCTCTATACCGCCACGCCTGCCTGGACCACACTCCCGCCCGAGCAGCGGAATGCCTTCTTCGCCCGTATCGGCGCCGGCATGCAGCAGTTCGATCCAGCCCGCATCACGCCGCTGGCGATGGGCCGCATTGCCACGGGCGTACCGCACGGCAGCGATGAGCAGTTCTATGCGGTCTGGCGCTGCGCAAGCCGCGAGGAGGTCGATGCGTTGGTGGCCGGCATTGCCGCTACCGGCTGGCATGCCTACTTCACCACCACCCATGCGGTAGGCGCGATGGACAGCATGGCCCAGCACCTGGCCGACCTGGCCGCCTTGTAG
- a CDS encoding DNA alkylation repair protein, protein MSPAIAAQRLHELNTGRVATTRLAECLAVDFAALLRVVAPALAPEALQRMQDASGKGITLRMALAAQLLREAGQGAPALWQHHGSDTVRGWACYLIGGDARATLAEKLQQMRTLADDPHFGVREWAWLALRTDIVAAPRQALEYLQPWAQETSPYLRRFACEALRPRGVWATHIALFKQHPEHASALLEALADDPERYVQDSVGNWLNDAGKTQPQWLRQLCTRWQHERHSDANAYIRKRALRSLR, encoded by the coding sequence ATGAGTCCGGCGATTGCGGCGCAACGCCTGCACGAACTCAACACCGGCCGCGTTGCCACCACCCGTCTGGCCGAATGCCTGGCGGTGGATTTCGCCGCACTGCTGCGGGTTGTGGCGCCCGCGCTTGCACCGGAAGCGCTGCAACGCATGCAGGATGCCTCAGGCAAGGGCATCACGCTGCGCATGGCCCTGGCCGCGCAACTGCTGCGTGAGGCGGGGCAGGGTGCGCCCGCACTCTGGCAGCATCACGGCTCCGATACTGTGCGCGGCTGGGCCTGCTACCTGATCGGCGGCGATGCCCGCGCAACGTTGGCAGAGAAGCTGCAGCAGATGCGCACGCTGGCCGATGACCCACACTTCGGCGTACGCGAATGGGCGTGGCTGGCGCTACGCACGGACATCGTTGCCGCGCCGAGGCAGGCGCTTGAGTACCTGCAACCATGGGCACAGGAAACATCGCCGTACCTGCGCCGCTTCGCCTGCGAAGCGCTGCGCCCACGCGGTGTCTGGGCCACGCATATCGCACTGTTCAAGCAGCACCCGGAGCATGCATCCGCGCTGCTGGAAGCACTGGCTGACGACCCGGAACGCTATGTGCAGGATTCGGTCGGCAACTGGCTCAATGATGCCGGCAAGACCCAGCCGCAGTGGCTGCGCCAGCTGTGCACGCGTTGGCAGCACGAGCGCCACAGCGACGCCAACGCCTACATCCGCAAACGCGCACTGCGCTCGCTCCGGTAG
- a CDS encoding MarR family winged helix-turn-helix transcriptional regulator produces the protein MIEAKHHALMDEAQRRGHANVAQLRLCFQLLSLSSSIDHDCATRLAPHGLSEGRFIVLFLLHGAGGTLPPHALAERAGVTRATISGLLDGLQREGLLQRRNDAEDGRRLQVVLTAPGKRLAETLFDQHTQWIGGLFNGLDTDEQQQLSRLLHKVWQHTDAGRESAA, from the coding sequence ATGATCGAAGCCAAGCACCATGCCCTGATGGATGAGGCGCAGCGGCGCGGACACGCCAACGTGGCGCAGCTGCGCCTGTGCTTCCAGCTGCTCTCGTTGTCGTCGTCCATCGATCACGATTGCGCCACACGACTGGCTCCGCATGGGCTCAGCGAGGGTCGCTTCATCGTGCTGTTCCTGCTGCATGGCGCCGGCGGCACGCTGCCGCCCCACGCGCTGGCCGAGCGCGCTGGCGTCACCCGCGCCACCATCAGCGGCCTGCTCGATGGTCTGCAGCGCGAAGGACTGCTGCAGCGTCGCAACGATGCCGAAGATGGCCGTCGCCTGCAGGTCGTATTGACCGCACCAGGAAAACGTTTGGCCGAGACGTTGTTCGACCAGCACACGCAGTGGATTGGTGGCCTGTTCAATGGTCTGGACACCGATGAACAGCAGCAGCTGTCGCGGTTGCTGCACAAGGTCTGGCAGCACACCGATGCTGGACGAGAGTCTGCAGCATGA
- a CDS encoding LLM class flavin-dependent oxidoreductase, whose product MNDSIAMRGASAPAFAMHPGYQRMFRADALTLGIYLPLRFYQGDMSVLQGQGRWVEQIDRHGFAAAWVRDVPLFDPMFGDAGQLFDPFTYLAWLAARTQRVALATGSVVLPLRHPIDLAKAAASIDQLSGGRLVMGVASGDRPLEFPAYGLEHAARGERFATAMNEMRRWLQPGTDGRMTHAGAEQGVQLLPTTVSGRVPLVVTGGARQSLEWIGQHADGWLTYPEATHDAAGPQRLAAKIRAWRALIPEGASVRT is encoded by the coding sequence ATGAATGATTCCATTGCGATGCGGGGCGCGTCGGCGCCGGCCTTTGCCATGCACCCGGGCTACCAGCGCATGTTCCGCGCCGATGCACTGACGCTGGGCATCTACCTGCCGTTGCGTTTCTACCAGGGCGACATGAGCGTGCTGCAGGGTCAGGGGCGGTGGGTGGAGCAGATCGATCGCCACGGCTTTGCCGCGGCATGGGTGCGCGACGTGCCGCTGTTCGATCCGATGTTCGGTGATGCAGGCCAGTTGTTCGACCCGTTCACCTACCTTGCATGGCTGGCGGCGCGCACGCAGCGCGTGGCCCTGGCCACCGGCAGCGTGGTACTGCCCCTGCGCCACCCGATCGATCTGGCCAAAGCGGCGGCGTCGATCGATCAACTGTCCGGTGGGCGGCTGGTGATGGGTGTGGCGTCCGGTGATCGACCGCTGGAATTCCCGGCCTATGGACTGGAGCACGCGGCGCGCGGAGAACGTTTCGCCACCGCAATGAACGAGATGCGCCGTTGGCTGCAGCCGGGCACGGATGGGCGGATGACACATGCCGGGGCCGAGCAGGGTGTGCAACTGCTGCCGACCACGGTCAGTGGTCGCGTTCCGCTGGTTGTCACCGGCGGTGCGCGCCAGTCGCTGGAGTGGATCGGCCAGCATGCCGATGGCTGGCTGACCTATCCCGAGGCCACCCACGACGCCGCCGGCCCGCAGCGGCTGGCCGCGAAGATCCGTGCCTGGCGCGCGCTGATCCCGGAGGGGGCTTCCGTCCGCACATGA
- a CDS encoding glutathione S-transferase family protein yields MNEPSLHLYSDSSPNGFKATIALEELGLPYRLHHVRIVDGEHRHPDFLQLNPHGRIPVLEDRARGIVVFESAAILMYLAEQGNALLPSEPAARWETLTWLMFHAASVGPILGQRVHFEHFAQQPDSAAIERYRRLSDDLFGVLDQRLQGREWLAGDHYSIADIAHFGWLHISRIIDIDFSRHRHLDAWYARVAARPAVQRGVQLPEPATGP; encoded by the coding sequence ATGAACGAGCCTTCGCTGCACCTGTATTCAGACAGTTCTCCCAATGGCTTCAAGGCCACCATCGCACTGGAAGAGCTGGGTCTTCCCTATCGCCTGCACCACGTGCGCATCGTAGATGGCGAACACCGCCATCCCGATTTCCTGCAGCTCAATCCGCATGGGCGCATTCCGGTGCTGGAGGATCGCGCGCGCGGCATCGTTGTCTTCGAATCGGCGGCGATCCTGATGTACCTGGCCGAACAGGGCAATGCGTTGCTGCCTTCCGAACCCGCTGCACGCTGGGAGACGCTGACCTGGCTGATGTTCCATGCCGCCAGCGTCGGCCCGATCCTCGGCCAGCGCGTGCACTTCGAGCATTTCGCACAACAGCCCGATTCCGCGGCAATCGAACGCTACCGCCGCCTGAGCGACGACCTGTTCGGCGTACTCGACCAGCGTCTGCAGGGACGCGAGTGGTTGGCTGGCGATCACTACTCGATTGCCGACATCGCCCACTTCGGCTGGCTGCACATCTCCCGCATCATCGACATCGATTTCTCGCGGCATCGCCATCTGGATGCGTGGTACGCGCGGGTTGCAGCACGTCCTGCGGTACAGCGCGGCGTGCAGCTGCCCGAACCGGCCACCGGACCGTAA
- a CDS encoding LysR substrate-binding domain-containing protein — MGAVLPLLGLRAFVETGRHGSLTAAAEAMGVTPGAISQQLRQLQERLGVNLFDRTRHGVVLSVAGARVYPELLQAFEQISHSLQTLERWETRRTLRISAAPSFAAQWLAPRLGAFSALHPQVDVQLDSSAALVDLRRKAVDIAIRHGLGRYPGLHAEHLMAPVLLPVASPALLASAPTVSSVQDCLQLPLLQEPTAATGGCGSRHWICPSMNDWSAALPSMTTCC, encoded by the coding sequence ATGGGTGCGGTGCTGCCGCTGCTGGGCCTGCGGGCCTTCGTTGAAACCGGCCGCCATGGCAGCCTGACCGCTGCCGCCGAAGCGATGGGGGTGACACCTGGTGCGATCAGCCAGCAATTGCGGCAGCTGCAGGAACGGCTGGGTGTGAACCTGTTCGACCGCACCCGGCATGGCGTGGTGCTCAGCGTCGCAGGCGCTCGCGTATACCCGGAACTGCTGCAGGCCTTCGAGCAGATCTCGCACAGCCTGCAGACCCTGGAGCGCTGGGAAACGCGACGCACGCTGCGCATCAGTGCGGCACCGAGCTTCGCCGCACAGTGGTTGGCACCGCGATTGGGCGCGTTCAGTGCGTTGCATCCGCAGGTGGACGTGCAGCTGGACTCGAGCGCGGCGCTGGTCGACCTGCGCCGCAAGGCGGTGGACATCGCCATCCGCCACGGTCTCGGGCGTTACCCGGGGCTGCATGCTGAGCACCTGATGGCACCGGTGCTGCTGCCGGTGGCCAGTCCGGCATTGTTGGCCAGCGCACCGACGGTGAGCTCGGTGCAGGATTGCCTGCAGCTGCCCCTGTTGCAGGAGCCGACCGCAGCGACTGGCGGCTGTGGTTCCAGGCACTGGATCTGCCCGTCGATGAACGACTGGAGCGCGGCCCTGCCTTCGATGACGACCTGTTGTTGA
- a CDS encoding LysR substrate-binding domain-containing protein, which produces MERGPAFDDDLLLIRAAVAGQGVALVRDIHAAEELASGRLQVVIDQPWPQAFAYYAVTRADGEANAAVPAFMAWLRAALMMTQDAGTLPKQDAG; this is translated from the coding sequence CTGGAGCGCGGCCCTGCCTTCGATGACGACCTGTTGTTGATCCGCGCGGCGGTGGCCGGGCAAGGCGTCGCCCTGGTGCGCGACATCCATGCGGCCGAAGAGCTGGCCAGTGGCCGGCTGCAGGTGGTGATCGACCAGCCCTGGCCCCAGGCCTTCGCCTATTACGCGGTGACGCGTGCGGACGGGGAGGCCAACGCGGCAGTACCCGCATTCATGGCCTGGTTGCGCGCGGCACTGATGATGACCCAGGATGCAGGCACACTCCCCAAGCAGGACGCAGGATGA
- the groL gene encoding chaperonin GroEL (60 kDa chaperone family; promotes refolding of misfolded polypeptides especially under stressful conditions; forms two stacked rings of heptamers to form a barrel-shaped 14mer; ends can be capped by GroES; misfolded proteins enter the barrel where they are refolded when GroES binds) gives MAAKDIRFGEDARSRMVRGVNVLANAVKATLGPKGRNVVLEKSFGAPTITKDGVSVAKEIELADKFENMGAQMVKEVASRTNDDAGDGTTTATVLAQALIREGAKAVAAGMNPMDLKRGIDKAVVAAVAELKNISKPTADDKAIAQVGTISANSDESIGQIIADAMKEVGKEGVITVEEGSGLDNELDVVKGMQFDRGYLSPYFINNQQSQTADLDDPFILLHDKKISNVRDLLPVLEGVAKAGKPLLIVAEEVEGEALATLVVNTIRGIVKVVAVKAPGFGDRRKAMLEDMAVLTGGTVISEEVGLSLEKATIKDLGRAKKVQVSKENTTIIDGVGDKAAVDARVGQIKTQIQDTSSDYDREKLQERVAKLAGGVAVIKVGASTEIEMKEKKDRVDDALHATRAAVEEGVVPGGGVALVRAVTALAGLKGANEDQNHGIQIALRAMEAPLREIVANAGDEPSVIINKVKEGTGSFGYNAATGEFGDMLQFGILDPTKVTRSALQNAASIAGLMITTEAMVAEAPKKDEPAMGGAGGMGGMGGMGGMDF, from the coding sequence ATGGCTGCCAAGGATATTCGTTTCGGTGAAGACGCCCGTTCGCGCATGGTGCGCGGCGTCAACGTTCTCGCCAATGCCGTCAAGGCCACCCTGGGCCCGAAGGGCCGCAACGTCGTGCTGGAAAAGAGCTTCGGCGCGCCGACCATCACCAAGGACGGCGTCTCCGTCGCCAAGGAAATCGAACTGGCTGACAAGTTCGAGAACATGGGCGCGCAGATGGTGAAGGAAGTTGCTTCCCGCACCAACGACGACGCGGGCGACGGCACCACCACCGCCACCGTGCTGGCCCAGGCCCTGATCCGCGAAGGTGCCAAGGCTGTGGCCGCCGGCATGAACCCGATGGACCTGAAGCGTGGTATCGACAAGGCCGTCGTGGCCGCCGTTGCCGAGCTGAAGAACATCTCCAAGCCGACCGCCGACGACAAGGCGATCGCCCAGGTCGGTACCATCTCGGCCAACTCGGACGAGTCGATCGGCCAGATCATCGCTGACGCGATGAAGGAAGTCGGCAAGGAAGGCGTGATCACCGTTGAAGAAGGCTCGGGCCTGGACAACGAGCTGGACGTGGTCAAGGGCATGCAGTTCGACCGCGGCTACCTGTCCCCGTACTTCATCAACAACCAGCAGTCGCAGACCGCTGACCTGGATGACCCGTTCATCCTGCTGCACGACAAGAAGATCTCCAACGTCCGTGACCTGCTGCCGGTGCTGGAAGGCGTCGCCAAGGCCGGCAAGCCGCTGCTGATCGTTGCCGAAGAAGTTGAAGGCGAAGCGCTGGCCACCCTGGTGGTCAACACCATCCGTGGCATCGTCAAGGTCGTGGCCGTCAAGGCACCGGGCTTCGGCGACCGTCGCAAGGCGATGCTGGAAGACATGGCCGTGCTGACCGGCGGCACCGTGATCTCCGAAGAAGTGGGCCTGTCGCTGGAAAAGGCCACCATCAAGGACCTCGGCCGCGCCAAGAAGGTGCAGGTCTCCAAGGAAAACACCACCATCATCGATGGCGTGGGTGACAAGGCTGCCGTCGACGCACGCGTCGGCCAGATCAAGACCCAGATCCAGGACACCTCCTCGGATTACGACCGCGAGAAGCTGCAGGAACGCGTTGCCAAGCTGGCCGGCGGCGTTGCCGTGATCAAGGTCGGCGCTTCGACCGAAATCGAAATGAAGGAAAAGAAGGATCGCGTCGACGACGCCCTGCACGCCACCCGTGCAGCCGTTGAAGAAGGCGTGGTCCCGGGCGGCGGCGTTGCCCTGGTCCGTGCGGTCACCGCGCTGGCCGGCCTGAAGGGCGCCAACGAAGACCAGAACCACGGCATCCAGATCGCCCTGCGCGCGATGGAAGCCCCGCTGCGCGAAATCGTGGCCAACGCCGGCGACGAGCCGTCGGTCATCATCAACAAGGTCAAGGAAGGCACCGGCAGCTTCGGCTACAACGCCGCCACCGGCGAGTTCGGCGACATGCTGCAGTTCGGCATCCTGGACCCGACCAAGGTGACCCGTTCGGCGCTGCAGAACGCGGCCTCGATCGCTGGCCTGATGATCACCACCGAAGCCATGGTTGCCGAAGCTCCGAAGAAGGACGAGCCGGCCATGGGTGGCGCTGGCGGCATGGGCGGCATGGGTGGCATGGGCGGCATGGACTTCTAA
- a CDS encoding co-chaperone GroES — MSIKPLHDRVVVKPIEADEISAGGIVIPDSAKEKSTKGEVVAVGPGKALDNGSVRAPSLKVGDKVIYGQYAGSSYKSEGVEYKVLREDDVLAIIG; from the coding sequence ATGAGCATCAAGCCGCTGCACGACCGCGTTGTGGTCAAGCCGATCGAAGCCGACGAAATCTCCGCCGGTGGCATCGTCATTCCGGATTCGGCCAAGGAAAAGTCGACCAAGGGTGAAGTCGTCGCCGTCGGCCCGGGCAAGGCCCTGGACAACGGCAGCGTGCGCGCCCCGTCGCTGAAGGTTGGCGACAAGGTCATCTACGGCCAGTACGCCGGCAGCTCGTACAAGAGCGAAGGCGTCGAGTACAAGGTCCTGCGCGAAGACGACGTGCTCGCCATCATCGGCTGA